Proteins found in one Tamandua tetradactyla isolate mTamTet1 chromosome 1, mTamTet1.pri, whole genome shotgun sequence genomic segment:
- the LOC143644919 gene encoding NTF2-related export protein 1-like, protein MSSSLHFKRCHDQACRATEQFVDAYYAKMDESREQLPLMYEEEATLVWDGNPILGQKALGEFFGSLPPSSFHVSAVDCQPVKHPAMNGRVQICVLVVVCGTVKFQGNPQRNFHQTFILKPRTSYYQAQWKAVQGCFSYQDWAQ, encoded by the coding sequence ATGTCCTCATCGTTGCACTTCAAGAGATGCCACGACCAGGCGTGTAGAGCCACCGAGCAGTTTGTCGACGCTTACTACGCCAAAATGGATGAGAGTAGGGAACAGCTGCCCCTGATGTACGAGGAGGAGGCCACGCTCGTGTGGGATGGAAACCCCATCTTGGGGCAGAAGGCACTGGGCGAGTTTTTTGGCTCCCTGCCTCCCAGCTCCTTCCACGTCAGCGCAGTCGACTGCCAGCCTGTGAAGCACCCGGCGATGAATGGCAGGGTCCAGATCTGCGTCCTTGTCGTGGTCTGCGGGACCGTGAAGTTCCAGGGCAACCCGCAGCGCAACTTCCACCAGACCTTCATTCTGAAGCCGCGCACCTCGTACTACCAGGCCCAGTGGAAGGCTGTGCAGGGCTGCTTCAGCTACCAGGACTGGGCCCAGTAG